The Gossypium hirsutum isolate 1008001.06 chromosome A13, Gossypium_hirsutum_v2.1, whole genome shotgun sequence nucleotide sequence AGCATTAGGGTTAGTAAGCTATTCAGGGATGTTTCGTTGGAAGTCCAAGGGACAATATTTTtggctgatctgatggaactTCTGTTTGGGGAGTTCGTCTTAATTCTTGGTATGGGCTAGTTGGTGAAACATCGTGTAAGTTTGGATTGTGCTGAAAAGTGGGTGGTTCTGAGGACCGAGGAGGATAATGAGGTAGTCGTGATTGGAGAACGATGGGATTATCTGAGAAATATGGTATTTGCGTTGGTAGCAGAGAAGCTGGTGAGGAAAGGATGTGAGGCATActtggcctacatcagtgtttctgaTTCTGTGGACTATTTGGTTAAGGACATCCGTACTGTAAAGGATTTTCCAGATGTTTTTTCAGAGGAATTACTAGGATTGTCTGCGAGTCATGAGGTAGATTTTGGGATAGAGTTAATTCCCGGTACAGCTCCATTGTAAATCGCCCCTTAttgaatggcaccgaaggagctagCAGAACTGAAGGCTTAAGTCAAGAGCTGTTAGATTGTGGGTTTATTCTttctagtgtgtctccatggggagcatcgATTTTGTTCATAAAGAAAAAGGACGGTATGTtgaggatgtgcatcgactatcatcagttgaataagttgacaattaagaataaatacccacttccGAGGATAGACGATTAATTCGATCGGTTCAGAGGGGCTTCTAtgttctccaaaatcgatctgcgatcaggatatcatcagttaagagtAAAGGAGGCCGATttgcataagacgacatttaggactcggtatggacattacgagttcctagtaatgccttttgggttgactaatgcactaGCGGTGTTCATGGATCCGATGACTCAAGTTTTCCAACACTACTTATATCAGTTTGTGGTAGTGTTCATCGACGACATCTTGGTATACTCTAGGACGGAGGATGAGCACGATAGGCATCTACGGGTGGTTCTGCAGATTCTTCGGGAGAAACAgctatatgcaaagtttagtaagtgtagATTTTGGCTTCGATAAGTGACATTTTTGGGACTTGTAGTTtctgcagaggggattagagtggatccttGTAAGGTTAAGGCTGTGTTGGATTAGAAACAGCCGAAGAGTGTGTCGGAAGATCGTAGTTTTTTAGGTCTGGTAGGTTATCACCGATGCTTCATAGAATGGTTCTCGTTGATCGCAGCGTCGTTGACTAAGTTACTGCGTAAGGGAATTTCCTTTGTTTGGAAGGATGCTCAGcaggagagctttgagaagctcaagacagTCTTGACTCAGGCTCTAGTTCTGATACAACCTAATTCTGGCAAGGATTtcgtggtttacagtgatgcgtcacatcTGGGTTTGGGTTGCATCTTGATGTAGGATGGTAAAGTGGTCGcgtatgcatctcgtcagcttaagactcacaAGGCTAATTATTCGACGCGTGATTTTGAGTTGGCAGCGGTGGCATTTTCTCTTAagatctggaggcattacttgtgcGGTGAAAAGTGtaccatctacactgatcataagtgcctcaagtatctcctcactcagaaggagttaaatcttaaaCAGCGTCGCTTGGTGgagctacttaaggattatgactgcgttATCGAGTACCATCCGGGTAAAGCCAATATGGTGGCAGATGCGTTAAGTCATAGGGTGATGACTGACttaagggcgatgtttgctcgatTGAGTCTTTATGGCAATGGGAGTCTTCTGGCTGAGTTGCAGGTTAAACCGACATGGTTGGATCAGATTAAGGATAAACGGTTGGGAGATAAGTCTCTTGAGTTGTGATTAAATCAGGTTGAGGCTAGAACAACCACTGATTTTAGGATTGATAGTGATGGGGTGTTGCATTTTCGAGATAGGATCTGTGTACCTAATGATGAGGGTTTGAGGTTATCGATTCTGAGAGAGGCGTATAGTagcccttacgctatgcatcctgAGGGCATCAAAATGTATAGGGATCTTCGAAAGTTGTACTGGTGGCTAGGGTTGAAACGTGAGGTGACAGACTTTGTTACTCGTTGTTTGACTtaccagcaggttaaggctgagcatcagttaccttcgagtTTGCTTCAGCCAGTAAGGATAATGATGTGGAAATGGGAGCAAGTAacaatggacttcgttagtgggttgcctctagcACCCACTAAGGAGGACTTTTTATGGGTCGTCacggatcgattgaccaagtctgtaCATTTCATTCCTGTTAGGACGGACTTCTCCTTGCAAAAGCTGGCTAAGCTCTACATTTTTGAGATAGTGAGGTTCATGGGGTTCCTGTTTCGATCATCTCCAATAGGAATTCTCGTTTTACGTCTCGGTTTTGGCAGAAACTTTATGAAGCTTTGGGTTCTCATCTAGATTTCAGTattgcttttcatcctcagatagatggtcagtcagagagggtgattcagatattggaggatatgTGGAGGGGTTGTGTCATGGATTTCCGTGATAGTTAGAAGGAGTACATGCCCTTGGCAGAGTTTgtttacaataacagctatcaatctAGTATTTAGATCGCACCGTACGAGGCACTTTATGGTCGTAAGTGATGCACTCCTTTGTACTGGACTGAGTTAGGTGAGCGACGTATTCTGGGTCCAGAGTTAGTATCagagactgaggataaggtccaCGTGATTTGTGATTGGCTGAAAGCGGCTTCTAATAGACATAAGTCCTATGCAGATTCAAAAAGGAAAGACATCGATTATTCTTTGGGAGACAtggtttttcttaaggtctcgccatggaagaaggttctaaGGTTCGGTCGTAatggcaagttgagtcctcgatttattgggccgtatcggATTTTGAAGCGAGTGGGACCAGTCGCATATTAGTTGAAGCTTCCTCCAGAGTTGTATCGAATGTATGACGTATTTCACCTATCAATGTTGAGACGCTATCGCTCTGGTCCTACTCACATTTTGCCTatggaggagattgaggttagacagGATCTGACgtttgaggaggagccagtttaGGTTTTAGATCGCGACGTTAATATTCTGCGTAGGAAATCTATTCCCTTGGTGAAGGTGTTGTGgaggaatcatagcactgaggaggctacttgggagccagaggattcgATGCGCCAGCAGTATCCTCACCTTTTCTGATCAGGAAAAATTCAAAGACGAATGTTCTTtgagggggtagagttgtaacgacccaaatttttGTAGTTTCGGCTTTTGTAAGTGTTGGGCTTGGAAGTGTTTGAATCTGTGTTTCGagttatttttggtttttttattattagtgaATAAAGCCTGACTTGAGGTCAGTGGGCTTATAATGAATTATGGGTAAaaacttaacagaatgggcctgctagtctagtggttaagtggcaaggGAATACGCTTAGGGTCAGGGGTTCGATTCCCTGCAGTGGCGATGGGATTATTTGCTGCAAGTTGCTATTAAGAGTTGGGTTTTATTAAAATTCTGAGTTTTGGGCTTTAGGGACGAATTAGGGTTTTCCTATTTTCTTCTGGTTAACAAAATAGTTTCTCTGCCATTTCTTCCTCTTCCAAATCCTTGCTGccgaaattcttttcttttctttctttttctttcgtctctatttttcttctcctttgatTTTCCGTTCTCTTCCGTTTAGCTGTGACATTTGCTAGTGGTTCTGACGATTGGTAAGTAACGTTTAGACTAAGTTATGAGATTTCGGTTGGAGATTATTTAAAAGGATTTTGGTTGCTATTTAGGGATTAATTAAGGTTCGGTAGATCAGTAATCGAATTCTTGGTAGCAAGAAACACCGTTCTTCGTCAAAGGTAAGTAGATCTCGTGTTTTGGGATTTGTCCATTCTTATGTAAGTCGATTTAACTGATTGATTTGGGCTCGGTATTGTCAATCTTAGGCTTTGAAGTGTTCATGGTTGGATTAGCAGCGAAAACTAATCAGGTGTGTACTCCGATCGCGTAGAAAATGAGTTTCGATAAAAGTTAAAAAGTGgcctgtcgatgccacacgggcgtgtggtctgcccgtgttaTAGCCTACGGCgcgagacacgagcgtgtgactgaCTTGCCAGGCCATGCGCacgacacacgggcgtgtgaggctggAGAGGCTGTGTACTAGGCATGGGCTCAATCAATTGGGCCGTAGGTGAGCCACACGAGAGTGTGGGACTTtgagccaggccgtgtgatccacacggcaaAGCCAAGTTGCGCCTTGTGGGCTACAAGGGCGTGTAGGGCTACACGGGCAAGGCACTCGGGCATGTGAGCCCAATTAATTTGAAATGGtctgtaaggttgcatgggttgCCTAAGTCGATTGTGACCTGATTATAGGGGCGTAAGCATTACTTAAACCCCATACTCTGATTGATTATTGAATTGTGTGCAAAAGCACGTTATTGTAAGCATGTGTATCTATCTGACTTCGTATATCCGTTTTGCCATGATTTTGATAAGATCTGATATCTGTATATAAGCATGTCATGgtatgtatgttgcattgcattgggttgggattgttgtgaagagaaggaagtctgagaGGGGattagcctgttatctggcagctatGCTGTATATATCTATTATGTACTATTTTACGGTACCTTTTGGtctgtagggttggatgggttgattatatccgcatacttggtgtgtagggttgggtgggtcgattctatccccatatggtgtgttgggttggtcggagatggtgtgcagggttggtgggcatgtttTCTGATATCTGATTTGTTATGCACGCGATACCTGTATGGCCAAGGCCAAACTATCTGTATTTTGTTATTGTTTGTATGCATCCTGTTTGTGGGGATGTaaacactgagtttgcgaaaactcacctcTTTGTTTATTTGTCTGTTAGATAATCCTCATAGTAGATGGATCGGTGCGATGGAGGGCTTGATGGTGACCACTGTTGGACATTTATGGATTTTTGAGTAACATTTTATTTGTctactttattttaaatatttattttcaggATTAAAATGTCTTTGAACTTgaactatttttaagtttatttcagGGTTTTAAACTATTAAGCTATTGATTAATGAATTAATGATGCTTTAGCTTCCGTGATAAGAAAATGTGTTCACCTAATAATCGGTTTGGAGATTTCACGACTTAAGTAACGACAATGAACTGAATGATTTTTAACTtgctaaaaatttctaaaaacactctcatgcgacgccgccagattcggccataacgtctaggccggtttggggtgttatatttagtggtatcagagcccagtttGTAAAAACTCGGCTATGGATTTGGGAAGTAAAAAGAATGGGTCTTGGAAAGTAAGTggtaaaataatttgaaatatttttgataaataagTGGTTCACTGAGTCTGCGGTGCCGATCCTATAAGTACTCTGAAACTCTGATATGTACTGTTTGAAAGCATGCTTATACTAAAATTTATTTGTATCTTTCTGAAATACTATGTATGTATTGTGAGACCTCTATAGGTAGTACTTTACTGAAACACTTTAGGTAGTGTAAACTGGAAACCAAAGTGAGCCTATTACTTGTAATAACTAATTTTGAAGCTCTGATACGGTTctgcataaaatatctgctaataattATCGGAACAATAAATTGATGtgcataaaatttctaaatacaAATTAATTCGATAGTTGCGATGAGCACGCGTGCTACTCGTGGACGGGGTACTAAGGGcagaggtagaggccgtagagggatTCGAGCTGAGTCCTTCACATCTAACATGATCCTTAATCTGGACACTAGCATGACACCGGTGTCACCTGTTACTGAGACTGGTGCTGAGTCTCAGGATCGTGTAGCTGGGGACGACGTACTGTCCCAGGCCATGCTGcgaattttggagagggtcgctggggcTAATGTTGGATCTGAAGGTCGTGGGTCAGTTACAAAAAAAACTCCGGTCGAATGGGGCTGAGATATTTAGGGGCATCGCTGGAGTTGCTCCGAGTGTGCCCgagtattggatggaggccaCAGAGCACATAATGGATGATCTTGATTTTACTGATGAGCAGAAGCTCAAGGGGGCTGTGTCTCTACTTCGTGAtgaggcataccagtggtggttgaccattaaggagggtactcagcctgatAGGTTGATTTGGGATTTGTTTAAGACCACCTCTCAGAGTAAGTATATGGGAGCTAGCTACACTAACGCTAGGCTACGTGAGTTTCTAAATCTCACTCAAGGAGACcgttcagtggccgagtatgagatCGAATTTCTAAGGCTGAGTCGCTATGCAAGGGGCATGGTGACAAATGAGTATGATCACTGTGTTTGATTTAAGGATGGTTTCATGATAGTCTgcgagttctgatagctcctcagagggagcgagatttctCAGTCTTGGTCGAGAAGGccaagatagctgaggaggtgaaGCAGCTCTGAGCTCCAAATCCATGAGAAAGGGAAAGTTAAGAGGGATTCTGAGTCTATTGGTTCTgggatgaggcctaagaaaaagtcCAAGGCTGACGGGTCCTTTAGAGTTGGGCCTACTGTTGCACTTGCTAGGGTGGCAATTTGTTAGCTAAGTAATAGACGCCATCCAGGCGAGTGTTGGAGATCTACTAGTGCTTGTTTGAGGTGTGGATCGACTGAGCACCGAGTTAAGGATTGTCCACTAATGGGTAATTAGGTGCAAGCTCCAGTTGTTGAGACTGCACAGTCGTCGAGACGAGTAAAactgtaacaccctgtacccgagaccgttgccggagtcgaacgcgaggtgctaacagacttaattactttgttttcacagtccattaaaaaaaattccagacaagctggctaaccacatcactgtcgccttaaaaatcatatctcgagttcaaaaactcaaaaactgattccgtaaattttccccgaaactagactcatatatccatctatggatttatttctagaatttttggttggtccaattggtacagtttattagttaaagtctcccatgattctgggttcgactactctgaccttcatgtattctgacttggatatctccctgtacagagcttcaatactcatgccgtttgtttctatagaaactagactcagagaggaatccatacatataaggcatgacttctaattatctctggataatttatggtgaattatcaaagtcgaaacaggagatccagaaacagttctggccctgtttcacgagaactttaatatctcttaatatactgttcatatgattcttttgttactttcatatgaaaatagattcatcaaggttcgattacataatttattcactatttaattccattcctacaaatttttgtgatttttcgaatccacaccactgctgctgtcagcagctGTTTTCaatgtaaactttacctatttcgtggttaccatggaccaactagggttttgtcatacataggtccacatatgatcatatttagccattccaatggctgatcatttgcccaacacttccattccaatccatagtcacatcatgaaaccatatatacatacataaacacaaatggtctaatgccatactccacttctacgagccattttcgcatggctgtacacacatacatcacaaaaagtacttaaaacaacaaggggtagtcctatacatgccatatccagagttcaactaaaagagtaccaaaagagctttgatagtgtggatgacttcgacttcgatgatcccaaatccgatagctaacgaacaatatctataaaacagagagccaaagcaacggggtaagcattttaaagcttagtaagtttcaagtaatgaaatcggctttgactaaagtattacattcacatagctaaatgaatcactttattaattcacattctcataatcatacttacttcacacttcatcaacatatacacacaaaaggtattaacctatctaaaagccgaaagttcgttagtcgattgaacgaatattatttaaaacgaatcgactttttcgaagcacatgcaaacataccttatcgtttgggtttgtcgagcgtattaattgaatttattacagcacaaaatgctcacattcaaacccaagtttctttggaatttagccggatataaccacaagctcaattgccttcgggtcttaacccgggtatagcaactcgcacgaatgccttcgggtcttagcccggatatatcaacttgcacaaatgccttcgggtcttagcccggatatatcaacttgcacaaatgccttcgggtcttagcccgtatatatcaactcgcacaaatgccttcgggtcttagcccggatatatcaacttgcacaaatgccttcgggtcttagcccggatgtattcaaatgctcaagcacacatatatcaataatcataacacacccatatcttattttcgttactaaggctcaaacacaaaacatttattaaacctttccaatttcggctcaatagccacacacaaagagcatgatttcgattggctttataacatagtctctatgcacattcgactatccgtcatagtatgactaatcatttcaatataattcaagtaggatcattactcgaagacttacctcggatgttgtcgaacgacttcaatggctattcaattactttttccttccctttatcggatttagttcccctttgctcttaagcttaagttcaacaaattttaaaatagtcattaatcgactattcaagtattactttcagaataatatatatattgattcgactttcacacacatagattatagtaagctttataaaaatcaataaataattcattagcaaattttcattaatgtttacaacataatcacatattcactacgagctgttttcctgagcagcagtcactaaattatttataactggagctacaaaactccaaatcacttgccgttaattttccctgaatatagactcgtatatcttccatccataaaattttcagaattttaggcttggccaatcaataccagatttttctgaaaagttcccctgtttcactgtttgactaatctgaccactcttcactacgaatcaaatttctcattttacagaattcaaaatgtgttgtatttgatttcatttgaaactagactcattaaggagtttaagcatataaattttatcttataatcatttttgtacaatttataatgattttctaaatacagaacagggaatctagtagtcattttgactcagccccacaatacttcaaatatctcaagatcggtaactcttttgtttttatagtttcttttgtaagaaaatagactcttcaagctttaatgacataatttactcagcttctaattcaactcctacaaattatggcgattttccaaaatcaccttactgctgctgtccccaagcagattattaccaaatcaaatactaacatttgcatttcaccttaatagctagcttagcaaaccttaatttaacatataattcacacatatcacattccaagcattcactctattctatcacttaaggtacaaacattactcaataacttcctaattcaagtacacattcggccttggtacataataaggtagtcgattcctttccctttagcacccattgctcacatatgattatttgtatagctcaaacactcatctatctttgctcatctaaatttatcatgaaacaacaaaatttaccattgtcaaataccatagccgaaagccctagtccataacacaaatcaaaatttctacatgggtttccaaagtagcttgatatcttactcaagcttaaccaaaatttcatgaactaatataaatttcttaccttgctattagcctaggatgaccgaatgcctccctcctatcttcctctttacaatcggccaagaagaaccaaggatacaagctttgttttcattacctttcttttttattctttcttttatttattatagctccaataacccaatttcttattataatatcaaattcaacaaatatattgcccatcaccaatccatcttggccggccactataagggaattgggcaatttgacatgcaagtccacccttgtgttgacatgcactaataagccctttaaaattagcctatcatatttcaccatgtctcatgttgatccctgtttaataattcctcatgcaattggcaaaattagggaatgaaacttccacatatgcatgtacacacataataaacatagaatataacaattaattattttcataactcggttttgtggtcccgaaaccacttcccgactagggtcacattagagctgtcacaactctcccccacataagaaattttcgtccccgaaaatcttaccggtgaataattttggatatcggtccttcatagagtcctcaagttcccaagtggcttcttcaattccgtgtttatgccacaacaccttcactaatgggattttcttatttcgcaactcttttacttctcgcatcaaaatgcgaaccggttcttcttcataactcaagttaggttgAATTTCGATCTCAGATGGAGCGATTACATGCGACGGGTCggatctatatcgtcgaagcatcgagacatggaaaacgttgtgaatcttttcaagttcagggggcaaaatcaatctatacgcaactggaccaactcgtccggagatttcgtacggcccaatgaatctcagactcaatttgcccttacggccaaatctgagtatctttttccaaggtgaaaccttaaggaacactttgtctcccacctgatactcgatgtcttttcgtttcaaatccgcgtacgacttttggcgatctgtggctgccttcagactttcacggattacttttactttccgttcggcatctttaatcaaatcaactccgaaaattttactttcaccgagctcggtccaaaacaatggtgtacggcatttacgcccgtacaaagccttgtaaggtgccatcttaatacttgattgaaaactattgttgtaagcgaattcaatcaaaggtaaataccactcccatgaaccactaaactcgaggatgcaacatcttaacatatcctcaagtatctgaattatccgctcggattgaccatcggtttgtggatgaaaagcgatgctaaaatgcagcttggtacccaaagcttcttgcaatttcttccaaaatcgtgaggtgaatctcggatctctatccgacacaatagaaatcggtaccccgtgtaatctcacaatctgagaaacatacaattcagctagtttatccaatgaaaaatccgtacgtacggggatgaaatgagccgacttagtcagtctatcaacaacaacccaaatcgcatctttcttaattgtcgacaatggcaacccagatacaaaatccatcgtgactcgatcccatttccattcaggtatcatgattggctgaagtaatcctgaaggcacttgatgttccgctttcacttgttgacatattaaacatctcgaaacaaagtcggagatgtctcgtttcataccatgccaccaaaatcgacgtttcaaatcgttgtacattttcgtactccccgggtgaattgacattcggctacaatgggcttcgttcagaatcatcgaaatgagttctgaattccttggaacacataaacgacttctgaacctcaaacaatcatcatcatcaatttgaaactccgattccttgttcggaacacactcagcccgttttgcaaccaattcatcatcaactttctgggcatcacgaatttgatgaatcaataatggtttggcttttaattcagctactaacacattgtcgggtagaacagacaagtgcacattcatcgctcgtaaagcaaacaatgatttccggcttaaggcgtccgcaaccacattagcctttcccgggtggtaatcaatgacaagctcgtaatctttcaacaactcaagccaacgtctttgtcgcagatttaagtctctttgagtcatcaaatatttgagacttttgtgatccgaaaatacatggcacttttcaccaaataggtaatgtcgccatatttttaaagcaaacacgatggcagctagttcaagatcatgggtcggataatttttctcatgtggctttaattgtctcgacgcataggccaccactcgaccttcttgcatcaatacgcaacccaacccaagtagggatgcgtcactataaatgacaatctctttgcctgattcgggttgcactaaaattggagcttcagtcaaataagtttttagttgatcaaaacttttctgacatttctccgtccattcgaacttaacatccttttgaagtagcttcgtcattggtgtggctatcatcgagaaacctttgacaaatcgtcggtaataaccgacgagccccaggaagctccgaacttcagtaatatttcttggaggcttccagttaagtatggctgaaattttgctcgggtcaactcgaatacccgatgcggataccacatgacccaagaagctaacctctcttaaccagaaatcacacttactgaacttagcatataactgcttatcccgcaaaatttgcaacactagtctcaggtgctcagcatgttcggtctcatctcttgaatagaccaagatgtcatcaatgaacacaactacgaaccgatccaaatatggtctgaagatccgattcatcaaatccataaataccgcaggggaattagtgagcccaaacggcatcactaagaactcgtagtgaccatatctcgttctgaaggcagttttgggtatgtccgaatctcgaattcgcaactgataatagcccgatctcaaatctatttttgagaacactgaggctctcgtcagttggtcgaacaaatcatcgatacgcggtaacggatatttgttctttattgtcactttattcagctgacgatagtcaatgtacaacctcatggttccgtccttctttttcacgaacaatactggtgcacccccaaggtgagaaacttggtcgagcgaaacctctatccgtcaattcttgcaactgagctttcaactcttttaactcggttggtgccatacgatacggagctatcgaaatcggcgtagtcccaggtacaacctcaataccaaactctatctcccgaacaggtggtaatcccgacaattcttcaggaaaaacatccgggtattcacaaaccactggcacagattcgggtttcttttctaattctttgtcatcaagtacatacgcaaggtatgcttcgcacccttttcttacatatttctgggccaacattgaggatattacagctggcaacccatccaagtccgtagactcaactcggattacttcgttatttgcgcacctcaaatcaata carries:
- the LOC107940623 gene encoding uncharacterized protein, producing MGQGQRAPGRGAGPTKARQPALIYAACRVRMEMLLTLSQVRFFILNVSYVVLIDVGSTHSYVACSVLETLRISHESTSSEIFVVSPLGQSIRLVKHRVSLDCAEKWVVLRTEEDNEVVVIGERWDYLRNMVFALVAEKLVRKGCEAYLAYISVSDSVDYLVKDIRTVKDFPDVFSEELLGLSASHEVDFGIELIPGTAPL